The proteins below come from a single uncultured Gellertiella sp. genomic window:
- a CDS encoding fumarylacetoacetate hydrolase family protein gives MKLATLKDRTRDGRLVVVSRDLTRYTDVGHIARSLQQALDDWEHVAPRLVRVAEGLETGTQPVLRFHEHDAASPLPRAYQWISGTPELTQRGSGNFTGPRDPIPAALQPAGIDFGAEVAVIVDDVPMGTGATEAREKIRLVLLANGVTLRDLPMDDGPVPMGRSLQANPSAAFSPVAVTPDELGDAWQGGKLCLPLLVGLDGRPPSRENADADRWADFGQLIAGAARTRRLTAGTIISSGRGAAMKGTDTTPVLSTGQSVRIEMKDHSGHSIFGAIEQQVDTRSLSDSQ, from the coding sequence ATGAAACTCGCCACTCTCAAGGACAGAACACGCGATGGCCGTCTGGTCGTCGTTTCCAGGGATCTCACCCGGTATACGGATGTCGGGCATATCGCCCGCAGCCTGCAGCAGGCGCTTGACGACTGGGAACATGTCGCGCCCCGGCTGGTCCGGGTGGCCGAGGGGCTGGAAACCGGAACCCAGCCGGTACTGCGGTTTCATGAGCATGACGCGGCCTCTCCACTGCCGCGCGCCTATCAATGGATCTCGGGCACCCCTGAACTCACCCAGCGCGGATCCGGCAATTTCACCGGCCCGCGCGACCCCATCCCCGCCGCCCTTCAGCCTGCCGGCATCGATTTCGGTGCGGAAGTAGCGGTGATCGTCGATGATGTGCCGATGGGAACGGGCGCGACAGAGGCGCGGGAGAAGATCCGCCTTGTGCTGCTGGCCAATGGCGTGACATTGCGCGACCTGCCGATGGATGACGGGCCTGTGCCGATGGGCCGGTCCCTCCAGGCAAATCCCTCCGCCGCCTTCTCGCCGGTTGCGGTGACGCCCGATGAACTGGGGGACGCCTGGCAGGGTGGCAAGCTTTGCCTGCCCTTGCTCGTCGGCCTGGACGGACGGCCCCCGAGCCGGGAAAATGCCGATGCCGACAGGTGGGCCGATTTCGGTCAACTGATCGCCGGGGCGGCCCGAACCCGCCGCCTCACCGCCGGCACGATCATCAGCTCCGGTCGGGGCGCCGCGATGAAGGGGACGGACACGACACCCGTCCTCTCCACCGGCCAATCCGTGCGCATCGAGATGAAGGACCACTCCGGCCACAGCATCTTCGGTGCCATCGAACAGCAAGTGGATACCCGGAGTCTGTCAGATTCACAGTGA
- a CDS encoding efflux RND transporter permease subunit, with amino-acid sequence MTVSEIFIRRPVATILLILGILVAGLAGYRQLPVAALPQADFPTINVSAQLAGAAPDTMASTVATPLIKQFQTISGIDTISASSTPGSTQITVQFDLARDIDAAAADIQAAIARAQRQLPGNLSTPPGYRKSNPADSPVLILAVTGDNLPITRLDDVAENIISPALSTVSGVAQAQVFGAKSYAVRVSVDPNRMASRGLSLDSLASTIAAANDHSPVGTLQNESQSLTIDVATQRNDAKAFRSLVIARPNGRIVRLEDVANVRDSVAVLNQGSWLDGTPSIVLAVQRQPGANTVQVVDSIRARLPDLEAALPPGMHIAVVNDASVSIRAAVADVEKTLLITIGLVILVIFLFLRRVTATLIPGLAVPLSLVSTLGAMYVMGYSIDNISLLGLTLSVGLVVDDAIVMLENIVRHVEAGMSPFEAAVTGSREVVGTIVSMSISLVAVFLPILLMGGIVGRVLNEFGIVVTMAILSSAVVSLTVTPMLAARLPQDPGHGGTRDGLFEKVARAYGRSVGWCLNHRFPVMLVFAATLGASGYMFSALPRSFFPTEDIGMLSVSLQARQDISFAAMSALQARAAAAVMKDPAVAHVTSTLGAGPGGSAVNAGSLLVQLKPVGERPALADTLQSLRQALAPVAGLKSFITPQQSLRFGGRSSQSQYQLVLQSIDAAAARQWSQVLGDAMRADPGHFADVASDLQNNALQAHVEVDDDRASKLGISAATLRSTLEAAFGSYVVTQIQTTGNNYNVILEYDQSRQWDEQSLAGLRIASASGQLVPLASFASVTRIAGPVTVNQTGQLTAVTLSFNLPPGVSLGTATARLDALKQEIALPPGVTTSYAGAARIFQQASSNTGLLIAAAVLTIYVVLGVFYESFAHPLTILSGLPSAAFGALLALRVFGFDLSIIALIGLLMLIGIVKKNAIMMIDVALTLQREAGADPVRAIHDAAVQRFRPIMMTTFCALLGALPVALGTGASSELRRPLGVAVVGGLIVSQILTLFMTPVVFVEIDRLSAVLRSLPRRLQRRKVRPVESGD; translated from the coding sequence GTGACTGTTTCGGAAATTTTCATTCGCCGTCCGGTCGCCACCATCCTGCTGATCCTGGGCATTCTCGTCGCGGGATTGGCCGGCTATCGGCAATTGCCGGTCGCCGCCCTGCCGCAGGCCGATTTTCCGACCATCAACGTGTCTGCCCAGCTGGCGGGCGCCGCGCCCGACACGATGGCAAGCACGGTGGCGACCCCGCTGATCAAGCAGTTCCAGACGATTTCGGGCATTGACACGATCAGCGCCAGCTCGACGCCCGGCAGCACCCAGATCACCGTCCAGTTCGATCTCGCCCGCGATATCGACGCCGCCGCCGCCGACATCCAGGCTGCCATCGCCAGAGCACAGCGCCAGCTGCCCGGCAACCTTTCGACCCCGCCCGGTTACCGCAAGTCCAACCCCGCCGATTCCCCGGTGCTCATTCTCGCGGTCACCGGCGACAATCTGCCGATCACCCGGCTCGACGATGTCGCCGAAAACATCATCTCGCCGGCCCTTTCGACCGTCTCCGGCGTCGCCCAGGCGCAGGTCTTCGGGGCAAAGAGTTACGCGGTACGGGTATCGGTCGATCCGAACCGGATGGCCAGCCGTGGCCTGTCGCTCGACAGTCTCGCCTCCACCATCGCCGCGGCAAACGACCATTCGCCTGTCGGCACCTTGCAAAACGAAAGCCAGTCGCTGACCATCGACGTCGCCACCCAGCGCAACGATGCCAAAGCCTTCCGCAGCCTGGTCATCGCCCGGCCGAATGGCCGCATCGTGCGGCTGGAGGATGTTGCCAATGTGCGCGACAGCGTGGCGGTGCTGAACCAGGGCAGCTGGCTCGATGGCACGCCGTCGATCGTGCTGGCCGTCCAGCGCCAGCCGGGTGCCAATACGGTTCAGGTCGTCGACAGCATTCGCGCCCGCCTGCCGGACCTTGAGGCCGCCCTGCCGCCGGGCATGCATATAGCGGTCGTCAACGATGCCTCGGTGTCGATCCGCGCGGCGGTGGCCGATGTCGAGAAGACCCTGCTCATCACCATCGGGCTGGTCATTCTGGTGATCTTCCTGTTCCTGCGCCGGGTGACGGCAACCCTCATTCCCGGCCTTGCGGTACCGCTGTCGCTGGTCTCCACGCTCGGCGCGATGTATGTGATGGGCTATTCCATCGACAATATCTCGCTGCTCGGCCTGACACTTTCGGTCGGTCTGGTGGTGGATGATGCCATCGTCATGCTGGAAAACATCGTGCGCCATGTCGAAGCCGGCATGTCGCCCTTCGAGGCGGCCGTCACCGGCTCGCGCGAGGTGGTCGGCACCATCGTCTCCATGTCGATCTCGCTGGTCGCCGTCTTCCTGCCGATCCTGCTGATGGGTGGGATCGTCGGGCGGGTGCTGAACGAATTCGGCATCGTCGTGACCATGGCCATCCTGTCCTCCGCCGTCGTGTCGCTGACCGTCACGCCGATGCTGGCGGCGCGGCTGCCGCAGGACCCGGGCCATGGCGGCACCCGCGACGGCCTGTTCGAGAAAGTGGCCCGGGCCTATGGGCGCAGCGTCGGCTGGTGCCTGAACCACCGGTTCCCGGTCATGCTGGTCTTTGCCGCAACGCTCGGCGCCTCCGGCTACATGTTCTCCGCCCTGCCGCGCAGCTTCTTCCCGACCGAAGACATCGGCATGCTCTCCGTCTCACTCCAGGCACGGCAGGATATATCCTTTGCGGCGATGAGCGCCCTGCAGGCCAGGGCCGCTGCCGCGGTGATGAAGGATCCGGCCGTGGCACATGTCACCTCGACGCTGGGGGCAGGGCCAGGCGGCTCGGCCGTCAATGCGGGCAGCCTGCTGGTGCAGCTTAAACCGGTCGGCGAACGCCCCGCGCTTGCGGACACGCTGCAGTCGCTGCGCCAGGCGCTGGCTCCCGTTGCCGGGCTCAAGAGCTTCATCACGCCGCAACAAAGCCTGCGCTTTGGCGGGCGCAGCTCGCAGAGCCAGTATCAGCTGGTGTTGCAGTCAATCGATGCCGCAGCGGCGCGGCAGTGGTCGCAGGTGCTGGGCGATGCGATGCGCGCCGATCCTGGCCATTTCGCCGATGTCGCCTCGGATCTGCAAAACAACGCGCTCCAGGCGCATGTCGAGGTGGACGATGACCGGGCGAGCAAGCTCGGCATCTCCGCCGCGACGCTGCGCAGCACGCTCGAAGCCGCCTTCGGCAGCTATGTGGTGACCCAGATCCAGACCACCGGCAACAATTACAATGTCATTCTGGAATATGACCAGTCGCGGCAATGGGATGAACAGTCGCTGGCCGGACTCCGGATTGCCTCCGCCTCCGGTCAGCTGGTGCCGCTGGCAAGCTTTGCCAGCGTCACCCGCATAGCCGGTCCGGTGACCGTCAACCAGACCGGCCAGCTGACCGCCGTCACCCTGTCCTTCAACCTGCCGCCGGGCGTTTCGCTCGGCACGGCAACGGCGCGGCTCGATGCGCTGAAGCAGGAGATCGCCCTGCCCCCGGGCGTGACGACCAGCTATGCCGGTGCCGCCCGGATCTTTCAGCAGGCCAGCAGCAATACCGGTCTCCTGATCGCAGCCGCAGTTCTGACCATCTATGTGGTGCTCGGCGTCTTCTACGAGAGCTTCGCCCATCCGCTGACGATCCTGTCCGGCCTGCCGTCGGCGGCCTTCGGGGCGCTTCTCGCCCTCAGGGTCTTCGGCTTCGACCTGTCGATCATCGCCCTGATCGGCCTGCTGATGCTGATCGGCATCGTCAAGAAGAACGCCATCATGATGATCGACGTGGCGCTGACGCTGCAACGGGAGGCCGGGGCAGATCCCGTGCGGGCGATCCATGATGCGGCGGTGCAGCGCTTCCGGCCGATCATGATGACCACTTTCTGCGCGCTGCTCGGCGCTCTGCCGGTTGCGCTCGGCACCGGGGCGAGTTCCGAGCTGCGCCGCCCGCTGGGCGTGGCAGTGGTTGGCGGCCTGATCGTCAGCCAGATACTGACCCTGTTCATGACCCCGGTGGTCTTTGTCGAGATCGACCGGCTGTCCGCCGTCCTGCGATCCCTGCCGCGCCGGTTGCAACGCCGCAAGGTCCGGCCGGTGGAAAGCGGGGACTGA